The nucleotide sequence CCGGCAAGTCGACCACGATGCGCCTGATCGGCGGCGTCGAGGACCCGACCCGGGGCCGGATCCACCGGGGCCTGCGGGTGTCCTGGCCGCTCGGCTTCGGCGGCGGCTTCCACCCGCAGATGACCGGGCGCGACAACGTCATCTTCGTCGCCCGCATCTACGGTGAGGACCCCAAGCGGGTGCTCGAATTCGTGGAGGACTTCTCCGAACTCGGCAGCTACCTCGACGTGCCGATCCGGACCTACTCCTCGGGCATGGGCGCGCGCCTCGCCTTCGGGATGAGCATGGCGATCCCGTTCGACTGCTACCTGATCGACGAGGTCACGGCGGTGGGCGATGCGCGCTTTCAGAAGCGCTGCTCCGAGGTCTTCTCGCAGCGGCGCAAGAGCGCCGACGTCATCATGGTCTCGCACTCGATGGAGACGATCCGCGAGTGGTGCCAGCAGGGCATCGTCCTGCTCAACGGCCGTGCCATCGTGTACGAGGACGTCAACGACGCCATCGAGGTCTACCGCCGCCTGAACGCCTGAGCGGGCGCAAGCCCGGCGCTGGCGTGATCTGAACGGACATGCTTTCGCCGCGGGGCCGTGCGATGCGAGTCGCGCTGCCCCGGACGCGAGCAGCCCCATGAACGCAGGCCCATGAACGTCGAGATCCGCAATCCGCAAGGGCAGCCGCTCACCACCGCGGACAAGTCGAACGCCGTGGCCGAGTCGCTCCGGCAGTTCGCCCGGATGTCGCGCTTTGCCGACCGCCGGAAGGGCATCCGGTCCTACCAGAGCCACGTGAAACGAGACCCGTGGCTGCCGGTGCTGTTCGTCGTCTGCTTCGTGCTGCCGACGCTCATGGGCGCGGTCTATTACGGGCTGATCGCCTCCGACCGCTACGTCACCGAGGCGCATTTCGCGATCCGCCCGGCGCTCGGCGGCGCCGAGAAGGCCAATCCCGATTCGGTCGGCACCAACTCGGGCGTGCCCAAGGAACTCATCGCCCAGGACACCCTGATCACCTACCAGTACGTGCTCAGCCGGCCGATGCTGGAGACGCTGGAGAAGGAACTGCCCCTGCGCGCCTGGTTCAGCCGCGACAGCATCGATTTCCTCTCCCGCTTCGACCCCGAGAAGCCGATCGAGAAGTTCATACGGTACTGGAAGGAGCGCGTCGCCATCTCGGTGGAGTCGGGCTCCGGCATCATGGTCCTGACGGTCAACGCCTTCGACCCTCAGGAATCGCTCACCCTCATCCAGGCCATCCTGAAGGAGGCCGAGGCGGTGGTGAACCGGCTCAGCCTCAACGCCCGGACCGACGCGGTGGCGGAGAGCAACCGCGAGCTGGCGCTCGCCGAGGAGCGGATGCGCAAGGTCCGCCTGGAGGTGCGCGACCTGCGCAACCGCGACGGCGTGCTCGACGCGCAGAAGACCAACGAGGCGAATCTGAAGACGATCGCCGAGCTGCGCACCGCCCGCGTCGAGAAGTCGATCCAGCTCACGGTAGGCCAGCGCGACCTCGGGCCGAACTCCAACCGCATCATCGAGCTGAAGACGCAGATCCGCGACCTCGACGAGAACATCGCCCGGATCGAGCGCCAGTCCACGAGCCAGGACGCCGAGCAGAAGCGCGTGCTCGCCGACGCGCTGACCCGCTTCGAGGCGCTCGACAACGAGCGCAAGAACGCGGAGAAATATTACGCGGCGGTGCTGGCGGCCAACGAGCGCGCCCGCATCATCGCCACGCGCCAGATCGAGTTCTTCAGCTTGATCGTGCCGCCGGTGCTGGCCGAGTCCGCGATCCAGCCGCGGCGCGTGCTGATGATCTGCCTCATCGCCGCGGGCTCCGCCGTGCTGTTCGCCGGAGCCCTGTTCGCCCGCAAGCAGATGGTCTGACGCAGGTCGGCTCCCTGCGGGCGTCCCGACGCCTCGCGGGCGAAGCACTGCCGCACTGCGGCAAGCCCCCGTCCCGTCACGCGAAACGCCCGCGCGGTGCTTGCCAGCGCGCGGCGAGTCGGGGCAGGGTCGGGGTGACACGGGCCGTGCTGCGGAGCCTGACGCGATGATCAACGATGGACCCGACCACGCCGCCGGGCTGCAGGCGGTCGCCGACCGCTACGGCGTCGGGCTCGACGCCGTGCGCCACCTGATGCACGCGCTGGAGCGCGGCCAGGGCAGCATGGCGCAGTTCAACCATCCCGATCTCGGTGGGATGGGCCAGTGGTCGGCCGGCGGCATGATCATGGTCGGCGACATGTTCAACACCGAGCTGAAAGCGCGGGTCTCCGGCCTCTGCAACGAGCTCGCCGCCGCGCTGCCGCCCGGCGGCTGGTCTTCGGGCGGGGCGCCCGGGGGGCAGCGGGGCGGCGGCGAGTGGTGGCCGGCCGATCTGGGCCATCCGTCGAGCACGGGCTCGCAGAACGGAATGCGCTACGCCTACTTCCCGGACAGCAACCGGCTCGCGATCGAGTCGGGCACGGGCGTCGCGCTCTACGACACGGACGGGCACCACATCTCCGGCGTCTCGCAGTCGAACGGCGGCGTGAGCTTCTCGGGCCCGCAGGGCGCCGTCGCCATCGAGCACCTGCGCCGGATCGGTGCCGAGGCCGAGGCGGCGATGCGCCAGCCCGCCGAGATGCCGGTCTCGCAACCCGAGGCGCCGCAGGGCTACGCCCCGGCCCCGAGCTACGCGAGCCCGCCTTCCGGCGCCTCCGGCGACGTGCTCGGCACGATCGAGCGCCTGTCCGAGCTGCACGGCCGCGGCGTTCTGACCGACCAGGAATTCGCGGAGAAGAAGGCGGAGCTGCTCGCCCGTCTCTGAGGATGGGGCCATATCAGGCCGGCGCCCGCGCCGCCGGCCCCATCCCCGTTCCGCTCCTTGGCCCTCACCCGCGACCTGCTCGACATCCGCCGGATCTACCACGAGGCCGCCGTGCCGGATCACCGGCGCGGCGCCGAGATCCTGGCGCGCTTTCCCGACGCGGAGCGCATCCTCGTCCCGTCGCACTGGAACATCCCGGAGCTGCACGGCAATGCCGGCTCCGTGGAGGACTGGGTCCGCCTCAAGCGCTCGACGCTGGTGCTCGGGGTGAAGAAGGGGCTCACGATGCGGCCCAACGGGCGCAGCGCCCACTTCATCGCGCCCTCGACCTCGAACGGCTGCGCCATGGCCTGCGCCTACTGCTACGTGCCGCGCCGCAAGGGCTTCTCCAACCCGATCTCGCTCTTCGTGAACACGGAAGCCGCCTGCGCGGCGATCGCCCGGCACGCGGGGAAGCAGGGCCCGCTGCCGGAGCCCGACCAGATCGATCCCGCCCACTGGGTCTACGATATCGGCGAGAACGGCGACCTCTCGGTCGATGCGGCGCTGACGGAGGGCGTGCGGGACTTCGTGGAGCTGTTCCGGACCCTGCCCAACGTCAAGGCCTCCTTCGCCACCAAGGCGGTGAACCGCGACCTGCTGGGCTACGACCCGCAGGGCAAGACGCGCATCCGCTTCTCGCTGATGCCGGAGAGGGTCGCGCGGGTGGTCGACGTGCGCACGGCGCCGATCCCGGAGCGGATCGCGGCGATCGATGATTTCGTGGCCGCGGGCTACGAGGTGCACGCCAACTTCTCGCCGGTGATCCTCTACGAGGGCTGGGAGGCCGATTGGCGGGCGCTGTTCGAGCAGATCGCGGCCTGCACCTCGGCGCGCGCCCGCGCGCAGCTGCGCTGCGAGATCATCATGCTGACCCACAATGCGGGGCTGCATCAGGTCAATCTGGGCTGGCACCCGAAGGCCGAGGCGCTGCTCTGGCGGCCGGACATCCAGGAGGCGAAGGTCTCGGAGGGCGGGGGCGAGAACGTGCGCTACCGCGCCGGCTGGAAGGGCCGCTGGCTCGCCCGCTTCAAGGCGCTGCTCGCCGAGACCCTGCCGGACTGCACCGTGCGCTACGCGTTCTGAACCCGAGCACCCGGTGTCGCGTTACCAGTGCCGCGGTTGCCCCGGGAATCCTTGGGAGAGCCTTCAGTGACGGACCACGCATCCCACCTCGCCGAGGCGGTCGCGATCGCCCGCCGGAACGTAGACGAGGGCGGCTCACCCTACGGGGCGGTGATCGTGCGGCAGGGCGCCGTGCTGACCCGCGCGGCCAACACGGTCCACCGGACCAACGACCCGAGCGACCACGCCGAGATGGTGGCCCTGCGGGAGGCGAGCCGCCTGCTGGGCAGCCGCGACCTCTCGGATTGCGTGATGTACGCGAGCGGCCAGCCCTGCCCGATGTGCCACGCGGCGATGCGGCTCGCGGGCTTTCGCCAGGGCTACTTCGCTTACGCGGCCGAGGAGGCCGAGACCTACGGGGCGGGCTCGGCGACGATCTACGCGGAACTCTGCCGGCCGCTCGCCGAGCAGCCGATGCGGCTGGAGCACCGGCGGCCCGAGGGCGAGAGCCCCTACCCGGCCTGGGCCGCGAAGAAGCGGGGCTAGAGCATCATCCCGAAAGGTGGTTGCCGGCTTTCGGGATGATGCAAAACCAAGGGACGAGAGCATCGTGCTGGATCCGATAGCCAGCACGATGCCCTAGAGCCGGACGCGTTCGCCCGACCGAGAGGGTTCAGGCCGCGGGTGCGTCCTCCTCCGGCTCGGGATCGGCCGTCCAGGCGGTGGCGAAGGCCGCGAGCCCGCGCGCGTCGGGGAAGGCCAGCACCGTCACGGTGCGCTCGGCCGGCGCCGCCCCCGGATAGGGGGCGAGCGCGATCGTGACCTCGGCCAGCCGGGCTTCCGGCGTCTGCGCCGCGACCCAGGCCGCGGCCGCGTCCGTGAGCCGGTCGGGCGCGGCGAGCGCCCGGGAATCGGACCGCAGCACGATCACGTAGGAGCCGAGGCTCGGATCCGCCTCCTGGACCGCCTTGACGATGTCGATCACGCGCCGCGCTCGGGGAAGTCGTTGATCTGGACCTGGGCCTGGCGGTCGGTGAAGTTCGGGATGTCCCCGAAGATCTCCGGCCCGTGCGCGGCCGCCGCCTTTCCGAAGGCCTCCTGCGACTCCCAGGTCAGCAGGGCCATCACCTGATAGGGCGCCTCGCCCCCGTCCGGCGTCGAGACGCCGCGCACGATCTTCGCCTCGTGCAGGCCGAAGGAGGACCAGCGCTCGCGCACCAGCGGCATGTGGTGGCCGAGATAGTAGTCCATGTCGAAGCGGCCGCCGGCCGGGTACATCACGCTCACGAGGACCATTGCTTCTCTCCCTGCCGGCCCGTCTGGCGCGGGCCGACCCAGCAGCGATCTAGAGCGCTCTCCGCCGAAGTGGATCCCGGTTCGGCGAAAGAGAGCGCGTCGAAACAAGGACTTAGAGCCGCTCCCGATGGTGTTGCGGTCGGGAGCGGCTCCGAGACGGTTCAGTCAAGACGGCTCAGTGCAGCTTCACCCGCGGCTCGGTGCGCCGGGTGAGCGCCCGGGCGGCGGCGTCCAGCGCCGTCTTGATGGTGCCGTGCAGCGCCCGCTCGTGCATCTTGTAGAGCGAGCGGTACATCAGCCGGGCGAACAGCCCGGCGATGAACATGTTCTTCCCCTGGATGAAGCCCATCAGGCTTCCGACCGTCGAGTACTCGCCGAGCGAGACCAGCGAGCCGAAATCGCGGTAGCGGAACGGCGTCAGGGGGCGCCCCTCCATCTTGGCGGGGATCTGCTTGACGAGGTAGGTCGCCTGCTGGTGGGCCGCCTGGGCTCGGGGCGGCACCGGCGTGTCGGAGCCCGCCTCGACGAGGTAGGCGCAGTCGCCGATCGCGAAGATGTCCGGGTCGCGCGTGGTTTGGAGCGTCGGCGTCACCACGAGCTGGTTGGTGCGCGTGGTCTCCAGGCCGCCGATATCCTTCAGGAACGTGGGCGCCTTCACGCCGGCCGCCCAGACCACGAGCTCGGAGGGGATGAAGGCTCCGTCGGCCAGCGCCACG is from Methylobacterium radiodurans and encodes:
- a CDS encoding nucleoside deaminase — translated: MTDHASHLAEAVAIARRNVDEGGSPYGAVIVRQGAVLTRAANTVHRTNDPSDHAEMVALREASRLLGSRDLSDCVMYASGQPCPMCHAAMRLAGFRQGYFAYAAEEAETYGAGSATIYAELCRPLAEQPMRLEHRRPEGESPYPAWAAKKRG
- a CDS encoding capsule biosynthesis protein, giving the protein MNVEIRNPQGQPLTTADKSNAVAESLRQFARMSRFADRRKGIRSYQSHVKRDPWLPVLFVVCFVLPTLMGAVYYGLIASDRYVTEAHFAIRPALGGAEKANPDSVGTNSGVPKELIAQDTLITYQYVLSRPMLETLEKELPLRAWFSRDSIDFLSRFDPEKPIEKFIRYWKERVAISVESGSGIMVLTVNAFDPQESLTLIQAILKEAEAVVNRLSLNARTDAVAESNRELALAEERMRKVRLEVRDLRNRDGVLDAQKTNEANLKTIAELRTARVEKSIQLTVGQRDLGPNSNRIIELKTQIRDLDENIARIERQSTSQDAEQKRVLADALTRFEALDNERKNAEKYYAAVLAANERARIIATRQIEFFSLIVPPVLAESAIQPRRVLMICLIAAGSAVLFAGALFARKQMV
- a CDS encoding ABC transporter ATP-binding protein yields the protein MIRFDNVTKVYKTDGHRRTILERVSLTLKPGISYGILGINGAGKSTTMRLIGGVEDPTRGRIHRGLRVSWPLGFGGGFHPQMTGRDNVIFVARIYGEDPKRVLEFVEDFSELGSYLDVPIRTYSSGMGARLAFGMSMAIPFDCYLIDEVTAVGDARFQKRCSEVFSQRRKSADVIMVSHSMETIREWCQQGIVLLNGRAIVYEDVNDAIEVYRRLNA
- a CDS encoding spore photoproduct lyase family protein, which encodes MALTRDLLDIRRIYHEAAVPDHRRGAEILARFPDAERILVPSHWNIPELHGNAGSVEDWVRLKRSTLVLGVKKGLTMRPNGRSAHFIAPSTSNGCAMACAYCYVPRRKGFSNPISLFVNTEAACAAIARHAGKQGPLPEPDQIDPAHWVYDIGENGDLSVDAALTEGVRDFVELFRTLPNVKASFATKAVNRDLLGYDPQGKTRIRFSLMPERVARVVDVRTAPIPERIAAIDDFVAAGYEVHANFSPVILYEGWEADWRALFEQIAACTSARARAQLRCEIIMLTHNAGLHQVNLGWHPKAEALLWRPDIQEAKVSEGGGENVRYRAGWKGRWLARFKALLAETLPDCTVRYAF
- a CDS encoding EthD family reductase; amino-acid sequence: MVLVSVMYPAGGRFDMDYYLGHHMPLVRERWSSFGLHEAKIVRGVSTPDGGEAPYQVMALLTWESQEAFGKAAAAHGPEIFGDIPNFTDRQAQVQINDFPERGA
- a CDS encoding SHOCT domain-containing protein, yielding MINDGPDHAAGLQAVADRYGVGLDAVRHLMHALERGQGSMAQFNHPDLGGMGQWSAGGMIMVGDMFNTELKARVSGLCNELAAALPPGGWSSGGAPGGQRGGGEWWPADLGHPSSTGSQNGMRYAYFPDSNRLAIESGTGVALYDTDGHHISGVSQSNGGVSFSGPQGAVAIEHLRRIGAEAEAAMRQPAEMPVSQPEAPQGYAPAPSYASPPSGASGDVLGTIERLSELHGRGVLTDQEFAEKKAELLARL